Part of the Candidatus Poribacteria bacterium genome, GGCGAGAGAAGCCCTCAGAAGGGCGTCCCATAAGCTCCCCATCAAAACCAGGTTTGTGGTCCGGACAGGTGGTGTGTGATGAAAGCTAGAGAGCTGAGGATGAGATCAACGGAAGAACTCCAAAGCGAACTCGAGCGCCTGAAAGACCAGCTCTTCTCGCTGAAGTTTCAGAGGGTTGTCGGGAGGTTGGAAAATCCAAATCAGATCAGACAGATCAAGAGGGATATCGCCCGGATTAAAACCATACTCAGGGAGAGAGAGCATGAAGAGGGGAAGAGCTAGGTTCCGCGTGGGCGTGGTCGTCAGCGATAAGATGGATAAAACCGTGACCATTGCCATAGAGAGAATATTTCAACACCCTAGATATAAGAAGACGGTCAGGCGGACCAAGAAGGTGCTCGCCCACGATGAGAGGAACGAGTGTAAGGTCGGAGATAAGGTTCTCATAATCGAGACCAGACCTCTTAGCAGAAGAAAACGGTGGAGGGTCTCCAAGATCCTCGAAAAAGCTGTGGGCTGAGGGGAGAGACCATGATTCAGACGCAGACTATCCTTAACGTCGCCGATAACACCGGCGCAAAGAGGGTGATGTGCATAAAGGTGTTGGGAGGAAGCCGGAGGAAATACGCCTCGCTTGGTGATGTGATAGTGGCTTCCGTCAAGGAGGCCGCTCCCGACAGCTCCGTCAAAAAGGGACAGGTGGTCAAAGCCGTGGTCGTCAGAACCAGGAAGGAGAAACGCCGTCCCGATGGCTCCTACGTCAAGTTCGACGATAACGCTGCCGTCCTGATAGACAACGCCGGACAGCCACTGGGCA contains:
- the rpmC gene encoding 50S ribosomal protein L29 — protein: MKARELRMRSTEELQSELERLKDQLFSLKFQRVVGRLENPNQIRQIKRDIARIKTILREREHEEGKS
- the rpsQ gene encoding 30S ribosomal protein S17, translated to MKRGRARFRVGVVVSDKMDKTVTIAIERIFQHPRYKKTVRRTKKVLAHDERNECKVGDKVLIIETRPLSRRKRWRVSKILEKAVG
- the rplN gene encoding 50S ribosomal protein L14 encodes the protein MIQTQTILNVADNTGAKRVMCIKVLGGSRRKYASLGDVIVASVKEAAPDSSVKKGQVVKAVVVRTRKEKRRPDGSYVKFDDNAAVLIDNAGQPLGTRVFGPVARELREKAFTRIISLAPEVV